From Amycolatopsis sp. cg9, one genomic window encodes:
- a CDS encoding PadR family transcriptional regulator translates to MRTTYALVQLAAALMAAPEDRHWGYQLSKASGVQSGAMYPRLSTMLAEGWLEDGWEDQQEADGRPPRRYYTLTERGKAELGALLTRADQDQRFRGMNLGYA, encoded by the coding sequence GGACGACCTACGCCTTGGTGCAGCTCGCCGCTGCCCTGATGGCAGCACCCGAAGACCGGCATTGGGGCTACCAGCTGTCGAAGGCTTCCGGCGTCCAGTCCGGCGCCATGTACCCCCGGCTCAGCACGATGCTGGCCGAAGGCTGGCTCGAGGACGGCTGGGAGGACCAGCAGGAGGCCGACGGCCGACCGCCTCGCCGCTACTACACCCTCACCGAGCGGGGGAAGGCCGAACTGGGCGCCCTGTTGACCAGAGCCGATCAGGACCAGCGGTTCCGCGGGATGAACCTGGGGTACGCGTGA